AATAACCCCTCTGATAACCAGCATATTAGGCAAACTCAATGCCGGACCTGCTAACAACAAGGCTAAAGCAGGCCCTTTCCCCATGCCCGCTCCAATAAGGCCTTGTAAAATTGGAACTTCAGTTAATGTTGCAAAGTACATAAACGCCCCTACTATAGAGGCAAAGAAATTGGCCAAAATTGAATTGCCGCCAACAGCTTTGACAATTATCCATGAAGGAATTAATCCCTCATGATCAGGTCTTCCCAAAAGAAGACCTGCTACGATTACACCCGCTAAAAGCAAAGGCATAATCTGTTTCGCGAACCCCCATGACATAATAGTCCATTCCTTTAGCTCTTTCCGCTTGAACCACCTTATGAGCATTATTAACAGTGATAATAAGAAAACTGCGGTTATTATCCATTTATTTTCTGCTTGAACTTTACTCCAATTAGCGAATACAAGCACTCCTATCATAGAAGCAAAATAGAAAGCGTTTTTCCAGAGAGGTCGAGCTTCTTTTTCTTCTCCGGACTGAAAAGCGCCATTGGCATGTCTTGCTCTTTCCTCCTTAAGAAATATAAGGTGCATCAGAAAGCCAACGACTATGCTGAAAACTATTGCTCCGATAGCTCTTGCTAATCCTAACTGCCAGCCCAAGATACGAGCTGTCATTATAATCGCTAATACGTTAATGGCAGGACCTGAATAGAGAAATGTTGTGGCAGGACCTAACCCAGCACCTCTTTTATAAATTCCTGAAAATAGCGGCAAAACCGTACAGGAACAAACCGCGAGTATTGTCCCTGAAACAGAAGCAACGCTATAAGCTAAAAATTTGTTTGCCTTTGCCCCGAAATATTTGATCACAGAAGATTGACTCACAAAAGCAGAAATGGCTCCGGCAATAAAAAACGCAGGCACCAGGCAAAGCAAAACATGTTCTCGCGCATACCATCTGACCAAAGCCAGTGCTTCAAACACAGGATTTCTAAACGGCAATGCCTCAACAGGAAGATAAAAACACCCAAAAAATACCGCAGTCATCAATAAAAGTTTTTTGCTCTCTTTCATCTTTATGATCTCAGGATGGGTTTCAACTAAATCGTGATGCTATCCAGTCGCCAAGATAATGAGTTAGGACTATAACTATCAAAGCTATAACCAAGTGCTCTGCAATCACCTTCCATGGATTTATTTTCTGCTCCATGGCAATTCTATAACTAAGAAGACATAATATTGATAATCCCCAAATTATGCTTATCATGATTGCTGTTAGAAGCTCAAAAAATAAAAGTGGAATAATGAAGGTTAAGGCAAAAATAAACTTAGATAAAAAAGTGGCAATTGTC
This bacterium DNA region includes the following protein-coding sequences:
- a CDS encoding permease, whose product is MKESKKLLLMTAVFFGCFYLPVEALPFRNPVFEALALVRWYAREHVLLCLVPAFFIAGAISAFVSQSSVIKYFGAKANKFLAYSVASVSGTILAVCSCTVLPLFSGIYKRGAGLGPATTFLYSGPAINVLAIIMTARILGWQLGLARAIGAIVFSIVVGFLMHLIFLKEERARHANGAFQSGEEKEARPLWKNAFYFASMIGVLVFANWSKVQAENKWIITAVFLLSLLIMLIRWFKRKELKEWTIMSWGFAKQIMPLLLAGVIVAGLLLGRPDHEGLIPSWIIVKAVGGNSILANFFASIVGAFMYFATLTEVPILQGLIGAGMGKGPALALLLAGPALSLPNMLVIRGVIGTKKTVVYVGLVVIMATISGILFGYIVS